A single genomic interval of uncultured Desulfobulbus sp. harbors:
- the thrS gene encoding threonine--tRNA ligase, whose protein sequence is MAEIQVAVQDGESKAFPQGVTVAEALKGLVSGKQRKQTVAVQCCGRLLDLSTPLEQDAVIEPVSVYSEAGLEILRHSTAHLMALAVKELHGDKVKVAIGPAIEDGFYYDFDREKAFSPEEFDEIEAKMAELAESRIPFERREVSREDAIKFFEELGEVYKLELLKEMDVDTVSFYTHGNFVDLCRGPHVPDASWIKVFKLLRVAGSYWRGDEKRPMLTRIYGTAFADKKELKQYLDRLEEARKRDHRKLGKQLGLFTIQDQIGPGLILWQPRGALLRRLLEDYWKDEHYKNGYQLLYTPHIARQDLWKTSGHLDFYGENMYSAMEIDEVMYQLKPMNCPFHIGVYKAEKHSYREFPIRWCELGTVYRYERTGALHGLMRVRGFTQDDAHIFCRPDQLEDEIFNIIDLNLHILKTFGFDQYDVYLSTRPEKYVGSDEHWDLATQALKQALEKKGLAYEIDPGEGVFYGPKIDIKIKDQLGRSWQCSTIQVDFNLPERFEMGYTGVDGAEHQPIMIHRALMGSLERFIGVLIEHYAGAFPLWLAPEQARIMNITDDQAEYCEQVYAKLRAAGVRIEKDLRNEKLNYKIREAQVMKVPYMLIVGEREKEEGTVTVRQKDGKNLPAMTPEAFVDLVIDECRRRDA, encoded by the coding sequence ATGGCAGAAATTCAAGTGGCCGTCCAAGACGGTGAAAGTAAGGCATTTCCGCAGGGTGTGACCGTGGCGGAGGCCCTAAAAGGGTTGGTCTCGGGGAAGCAACGTAAACAAACCGTAGCCGTTCAGTGCTGTGGCCGATTGCTGGACCTGTCGACCCCGCTTGAGCAGGATGCCGTCATTGAACCTGTGTCCGTGTACTCCGAGGCAGGTCTCGAGATCCTTCGCCATTCAACGGCCCACCTCATGGCGCTGGCCGTCAAGGAGTTGCATGGCGACAAGGTGAAGGTGGCCATTGGTCCGGCGATCGAAGATGGATTTTACTACGACTTCGATCGGGAAAAGGCCTTCTCTCCGGAGGAGTTTGACGAGATCGAGGCCAAGATGGCCGAACTCGCCGAATCTCGGATTCCCTTTGAGCGGCGGGAGGTGAGCCGCGAGGATGCCATCAAGTTTTTTGAGGAGCTGGGCGAGGTGTACAAGCTTGAGCTGCTCAAAGAGATGGACGTGGATACCGTCAGTTTCTACACCCATGGCAACTTCGTTGATCTTTGCCGCGGACCGCATGTGCCCGATGCTTCCTGGATCAAGGTGTTCAAGCTGTTACGTGTTGCCGGATCATATTGGCGCGGTGACGAGAAACGTCCAATGCTGACCCGCATCTATGGAACGGCCTTTGCCGACAAGAAAGAGCTCAAACAGTACCTTGATCGGCTTGAAGAGGCGCGCAAACGCGATCACCGAAAACTGGGCAAACAGCTGGGGCTGTTTACCATTCAGGATCAGATTGGCCCCGGGTTGATTTTATGGCAACCGCGCGGGGCTTTGTTGCGTCGACTGCTTGAGGACTACTGGAAGGACGAGCATTACAAAAACGGCTATCAACTGTTGTACACGCCGCACATTGCCCGCCAGGATCTGTGGAAGACTTCCGGCCACCTCGATTTCTATGGGGAGAATATGTACTCCGCCATGGAGATCGACGAGGTGATGTACCAGCTCAAGCCGATGAACTGCCCTTTTCACATCGGAGTCTACAAGGCGGAAAAACACAGTTACCGCGAATTTCCCATTCGCTGGTGCGAGTTGGGAACGGTCTACCGCTACGAACGAACCGGCGCCCTGCACGGTTTGATGCGGGTTCGCGGGTTTACCCAGGATGATGCCCATATTTTCTGTCGGCCGGATCAGCTGGAAGATGAAATCTTCAACATCATTGATCTGAACCTGCACATCCTGAAGACCTTCGGCTTCGATCAGTACGATGTATACCTCTCGACCCGACCGGAAAAATACGTCGGATCGGACGAACACTGGGACCTGGCAACCCAGGCTTTGAAGCAGGCCCTGGAGAAAAAAGGGCTGGCCTATGAAATCGATCCCGGCGAAGGCGTATTCTACGGGCCGAAGATCGATATCAAGATTAAGGATCAGCTGGGGCGCTCCTGGCAATGTTCCACCATCCAGGTCGATTTCAACCTGCCCGAGCGCTTTGAAATGGGATACACCGGTGTGGACGGTGCCGAGCATCAGCCCATCATGATCCATCGGGCGCTGATGGGTTCCCTGGAGCGTTTTATCGGTGTACTGATTGAGCATTATGCCGGTGCATTTCCCCTGTGGTTGGCGCCGGAGCAGGCTCGAATCATGAACATTACCGACGACCAGGCCGAATATTGCGAGCAGGTCTATGCAAAGCTGCGAGCTGCTGGCGTACGGATTGAAAAAGACCTGCGCAACGAAAAGCTCAACTACAAGATCAGAGAAGCGCAGGTAATGAAGGTCCCCTATATGCTCATCGTCGGTGAGCGTGAGAAGGAAGAGGGGACCGTGACAGTGCGGCAGAAGGATGGAAAAAATTTACCGGCCATGACCCCGGAGGCGTTTGTTGATCTCGTTATTGATGAGTGTCGCCGGCGTGATGCCTGA
- a CDS encoding HDOD domain-containing protein encodes MTRALDRTLQNILTSADLPTLPVVASQVLELTARDEVPLIEVINLISRDIALSSKILKVANSAFYNFPQQIGSVQQAVSLLGINAVRSLVLSFSFLSMGREKEYRLFDFDAFWERALVAASAARLIAQQATEVDPEEVFTLALLQDIGQLVFALTLPVRYDQLLQHLQENSALCEIELEEEYLGLSHPLSGAEVARAWGLPDAIVSTIRHHHEPLRYEGDNRHQAVAIKIVSLSNLVAQIYASPRPIETRQEFEQKARQLLGLEQPVVTAILRRVKREIEQAAGYFGVAVKPIRPVAEILQEANIRLSLLHLSYEEMHRELQQSKEALQSLRQQLAERKQVLERLANLDGLTEVHNHRSFQSFLRTELIRSSRNRRPISLLLADIDHFKQFNDCHGHLSGDFILKELCRVIGAILRKYDLLARYGGEEFVVVLPEATVEAAAVVAEKIRLAVAQHDFFDGNHHYRVTLSIGTTTAFPAEAPLGQNEFIEQVDQALYEAKKRGRNQVAAFHSQSRCKWLPL; translated from the coding sequence ATGACCCGAGCACTGGACAGAACACTCCAGAACATTCTGACTTCTGCTGATCTTCCCACCCTGCCCGTGGTGGCCTCCCAGGTGTTGGAGTTGACCGCACGCGATGAGGTTCCCCTGATCGAGGTCATCAACCTCATCAGCCGGGACATCGCCCTGTCTTCGAAAATTCTCAAGGTTGCCAACTCCGCTTTCTATAATTTTCCCCAACAGATCGGTTCGGTCCAACAGGCTGTTTCCCTTTTGGGCATCAATGCCGTACGCAGCCTGGTGCTCAGTTTCTCCTTTCTTTCCATGGGCCGGGAAAAGGAATATCGACTCTTCGATTTTGACGCATTCTGGGAACGAGCCCTGGTCGCCGCCTCTGCCGCCCGCCTGATCGCGCAACAGGCGACCGAAGTCGATCCTGAAGAAGTCTTTACTCTTGCCTTGCTGCAGGACATCGGCCAGCTCGTCTTCGCCCTCACCCTGCCAGTCCGTTATGACCAGTTGCTCCAGCACCTGCAGGAGAACAGCGCACTTTGCGAAATCGAACTGGAAGAAGAATACCTCGGTCTGAGCCACCCCTTGTCAGGAGCCGAGGTCGCCCGAGCCTGGGGACTCCCCGACGCCATTGTGTCGACCATCCGCCATCACCACGAGCCGCTCCGTTATGAGGGCGATAATCGACATCAGGCAGTGGCCATCAAGATTGTCTCTCTCTCCAATTTGGTGGCGCAGATATATGCTTCCCCGAGGCCTATCGAGACGCGCCAGGAATTTGAACAGAAGGCGCGACAACTTTTGGGTCTGGAGCAGCCAGTTGTTACAGCCATCCTGCGACGGGTGAAACGGGAGATCGAACAGGCGGCGGGTTATTTCGGGGTCGCGGTCAAACCGATACGGCCGGTGGCGGAGATTCTTCAGGAGGCCAATATCCGCCTCAGCCTGCTGCACCTGAGCTATGAGGAGATGCACCGGGAACTGCAGCAATCCAAGGAGGCCCTGCAATCCCTTCGCCAGCAACTTGCGGAACGCAAACAGGTACTCGAGCGGTTGGCCAATCTCGACGGCCTGACCGAAGTGCACAACCACCGCTCCTTTCAGTCTTTTCTCCGTACCGAGCTCATCCGCTCCAGCCGGAACAGACGGCCGATCTCCCTCTTGCTGGCCGATATCGATCACTTTAAACAGTTCAACGATTGCCACGGACATCTCAGCGGCGACTTCATTCTCAAGGAACTCTGCCGGGTGATCGGTGCCATTTTACGCAAATACGATCTCTTGGCCCGTTACGGAGGCGAGGAATTTGTCGTTGTGCTTCCCGAAGCCACGGTTGAGGCGGCTGCCGTGGTGGCGGAAAAGATACGCCTTGCCGTGGCCCAACACGATTTTTTCGATGGCAACCACCACTACCGGGTGACGCTCAGCATCGGCACGACAACCGCCTTCCCCGCGGAGGCGCCCCTGGGCCAAAACGAGTTCATCGAGCAGGTGGACCAGGCCCTGTACGAGGCCAAAAAACGCGGTCGCAACCAGGTCGCCGCCTTTCACAGTCAATCGCGCTGCAAATGGCTGCCGCTTTAA
- a CDS encoding cytochrome-c peroxidase, whose translation MKKSYLAAALVLTLATPFIAHTTEGEAPLLKDAQAEFQPIPDKAPAIKDNPATAEKVELGKMLYFDPRLSKSGLISCNTCHNVGMGGADYQPTSTGHGWKQGPRNAPTVLNSVFNLAQFWDGRAKDLAEQAKGPVQAGVEMNNTPENVVKTLNSMPEYVALFKQSFPGEADPVSFDNMARAIEVFEATLITPDSKFDTFLKGNTQALNAEEKEGLKLFMEHGCVSCHGGVNMGGDGYYEFGVVSKPSEKIIAGDKGRFAVTQAKNDEFSYKSPSLRNIDLTPPYFHSGVVWDLKEAVAVMNDSQLGSEMKEEDLSKIVAFLKSTTGKQPQVMYPILPAPTATTLKPALD comes from the coding sequence GTGAAGAAATCCTATCTGGCCGCAGCATTAGTGCTGACCCTTGCCACCCCTTTCATCGCTCACACCACCGAGGGGGAGGCCCCCCTGCTCAAGGATGCCCAGGCCGAGTTCCAACCCATTCCGGACAAGGCTCCAGCCATCAAGGACAACCCCGCCACGGCGGAAAAAGTCGAGCTGGGCAAGATGCTCTATTTCGACCCCCGGCTCTCCAAGAGCGGACTGATCAGTTGCAACACCTGTCATAACGTCGGCATGGGAGGTGCCGACTATCAACCGACCTCCACCGGCCACGGCTGGAAACAGGGCCCGCGCAATGCCCCCACAGTCCTCAACTCCGTCTTTAACCTGGCCCAGTTCTGGGACGGACGCGCCAAGGATCTCGCCGAGCAGGCCAAGGGACCGGTCCAGGCCGGTGTCGAAATGAACAACACCCCGGAAAATGTGGTCAAAACCCTCAACAGCATGCCGGAATATGTGGCGCTTTTTAAGCAATCCTTCCCCGGCGAGGCCGATCCGGTGAGCTTCGACAACATGGCCCGGGCGATCGAAGTCTTTGAAGCCACCCTCATCACCCCCGATTCCAAGTTCGACACCTTCCTCAAGGGCAATACCCAGGCCCTGAACGCCGAGGAGAAGGAGGGGCTCAAGCTGTTCATGGAGCACGGCTGCGTCTCCTGCCATGGCGGAGTCAACATGGGCGGCGATGGTTACTATGAATTTGGCGTGGTCAGCAAACCAAGCGAAAAGATCATCGCCGGCGACAAGGGCCGCTTTGCCGTGACCCAGGCAAAAAATGATGAATTTTCCTATAAGTCGCCATCGCTGCGCAACATCGACTTAACCCCGCCCTACTTCCATTCCGGCGTGGTTTGGGATCTCAAGGAGGCGGTAGCAGTGATGAACGACTCTCAACTGGGATCGGAGATGAAGGAGGAAGATCTGAGCAAGATTGTCGCCTTCCTCAAAAGCACCACCGGCAAGCAGCCGCAGGTCATGTACCCGATTCTTCCCGCGCCGACCGCGACCACCCTCAAACCTGCCCTGGATTGA
- a CDS encoding DUF2339 domain-containing protein — MRILFFLVVIAVAAVVGWGFSYHTPFNALLAGLVAYLLLEVFSLRRRISRLEQQAVAVPSRSRATEEAAIRPLPEKTSSAAQPPSTAAPFPSRETASIPPPPRMPPREPDSPHPLQPALAGLIAFITGGNPVLKIGLVVLFFGVGFLLKYAAQNNMLPIELRLAGVAACGLVMLIIGWRLRGNHRLYGLGLEGGGIGVLYLVVYAAAKYYPLIPGPMALAIMVGLVAFSGLLAVLQDSRGLALSGSIGGFLAPVLMAEGGGSHVLLFSYYGLLNCGILGIAWFKAWRELNLVGLVFTFGLFSLWLSADYTPALFASTEPFLIGFFLLYCLIGVLFALRQPLNLRGFIDGPLVFGLPIVFSSLQASLTHEYRYGMAYSALGLGAWYIGLARLLWNRFSEGIRLVTEAFLALGVVFASLAIPLGLDPHWTTAAWALEGAAMIWIGVRQKRMAARIFGLILQAGAAVAFVDQTTLPPGSLLFANRVYLSCGLIGIAALFSSHWFDRLGERARTWEQPLPLALMSWGLLWWYVGGMADLERHWQLIQPEPAFLLYACLTSATLAWICTRYQWQRLGLALLLLLPMMALVFANQVVEHHLLLDRLGWLAWPLAFILQYGLVKKYERLWPERTGMVVHCASLWLLLLVMSTETGFRVDRIAGLTGAWSAAAWALVPTMMLYLLEFQGQHLAWPVQSSPRLYHGIATDVPVLALLLWSLGSFAASGNPAPLPYIPFLNPLELIELAILLLALLRWLRKTTVWPPKAQLLLPGLIAFSWLNVVTGRSVHFFTRIPYTMEALFASHVFQAAIAALWALQALSLTVFGARREQRRTWLTGAVLLALVVCKLFVIDLSGTGSIGRIISFLVVGLLMLVIGYFAPLPPKTTNEPPHAL; from the coding sequence ATGCGGATTCTCTTCTTCCTGGTAGTCATTGCGGTCGCCGCAGTTGTCGGTTGGGGTTTCTCATATCATACCCCTTTCAATGCCCTCCTCGCCGGTTTGGTGGCCTACCTCCTCCTTGAGGTGTTCAGCCTCCGTCGCCGCATCAGCCGCCTTGAGCAGCAGGCCGTTGCCGTGCCGTCAAGAAGCAGAGCCACGGAGGAGGCGGCCATCCGGCCCCTGCCGGAGAAGACTTCCTCTGCGGCGCAACCGCCCTCAACGGCCGCCCCCTTCCCCTCACGGGAAACAGCCTCCATTCCGCCACCACCCCGAATGCCCCCCCGGGAACCGGACAGCCCCCACCCGCTGCAGCCCGCGCTGGCAGGACTCATCGCTTTCATCACCGGTGGCAATCCGGTGCTGAAGATCGGCCTGGTGGTCTTATTTTTCGGGGTGGGCTTTTTGTTGAAATACGCGGCGCAGAACAACATGCTCCCGATCGAACTGCGCTTGGCCGGGGTGGCTGCCTGCGGCCTCGTGATGCTGATCATCGGCTGGCGGCTACGCGGCAACCATCGGCTTTACGGGCTGGGGCTCGAGGGCGGCGGCATTGGTGTGCTCTACCTGGTGGTCTATGCGGCCGCCAAATATTACCCCCTTATCCCCGGGCCGATGGCGCTGGCGATCATGGTCGGACTGGTGGCCTTTTCCGGTCTTTTGGCCGTGCTCCAGGATTCCAGGGGACTGGCCCTTTCCGGTTCGATCGGCGGATTTCTCGCCCCGGTTCTGATGGCCGAAGGCGGCGGCAGCCATGTGTTGCTGTTCTCCTATTATGGCCTGCTGAACTGCGGGATTCTCGGCATTGCCTGGTTCAAGGCCTGGCGTGAGCTCAACCTGGTGGGACTGGTTTTCACCTTTGGCCTCTTCTCCCTCTGGCTCTCAGCCGACTATACCCCGGCCTTGTTCGCCAGCACTGAACCCTTTCTCATCGGTTTCTTCCTCCTCTACTGCCTGATAGGGGTCCTCTTTGCCCTTCGCCAGCCACTGAACCTCCGCGGTTTCATCGACGGGCCGCTGGTTTTTGGCCTGCCCATCGTGTTCAGTTCCCTGCAGGCCTCTCTCACCCATGAGTACCGTTACGGTATGGCCTACAGCGCCCTTGGCCTGGGAGCCTGGTACATCGGCCTTGCCCGTTTGCTTTGGAACCGCTTCAGCGAGGGCATTCGTCTGGTCACCGAGGCCTTTCTCGCACTCGGTGTGGTCTTTGCCAGTCTCGCCATTCCCCTGGGGCTGGATCCGCACTGGACCACCGCGGCCTGGGCCCTGGAAGGGGCAGCCATGATCTGGATCGGCGTTCGCCAGAAGCGGATGGCCGCGCGCATCTTCGGCCTGATCCTCCAGGCCGGGGCTGCAGTGGCCTTTGTCGACCAGACCACCCTGCCGCCCGGCAGCCTGCTCTTTGCCAACCGGGTCTATCTCAGCTGTGGGCTGATTGGTATCGCCGCCCTGTTTTCCAGCCATTGGTTTGATCGTCTCGGGGAACGGGCCCGGACCTGGGAACAGCCATTGCCGCTTGCGCTGATGAGTTGGGGACTGCTCTGGTGGTATGTCGGCGGGATGGCGGATCTTGAACGGCATTGGCAGCTGATCCAGCCGGAACCGGCCTTCCTGCTCTATGCCTGCCTCACCAGCGCAACCCTTGCCTGGATCTGTACACGGTATCAGTGGCAGCGCCTGGGGCTTGCCCTGTTGTTGCTCCTGCCGATGATGGCCCTGGTGTTCGCCAACCAGGTCGTTGAGCACCACCTGCTCCTTGACCGCCTTGGTTGGCTTGCCTGGCCGCTGGCCTTCATCCTGCAATATGGGCTGGTTAAAAAATATGAACGTCTCTGGCCGGAGCGAACCGGGATGGTTGTCCACTGCGCAAGCCTGTGGCTGCTGCTTCTGGTCATGAGCACTGAAACGGGTTTTCGGGTCGACCGCATCGCCGGACTGACCGGGGCATGGTCGGCGGCCGCCTGGGCCCTGGTACCGACGATGATGCTCTACCTTCTTGAATTCCAGGGCCAACATCTCGCCTGGCCGGTACAGAGCTCCCCACGGCTCTACCACGGTATTGCCACCGATGTGCCGGTTCTCGCGCTGCTGCTGTGGAGCCTGGGCTCATTTGCCGCAAGCGGCAACCCGGCTCCCTTGCCCTATATTCCGTTTCTGAACCCGTTGGAACTGATCGAACTGGCGATCCTGCTCCTGGCCCTGCTGCGCTGGCTGCGGAAGACAACGGTCTGGCCCCCCAAGGCACAGCTCCTGCTTCCGGGACTGATCGCTTTTTCCTGGCTCAATGTGGTCACGGGCCGCTCGGTCCACTTCTTCACCCGCATTCCCTACACCATGGAGGCGCTGTTTGCCTCCCATGTCTTTCAGGCCGCCATCGCCGCACTCTGGGCCCTGCAGGCCCTGTCGTTGACGGTCTTCGGCGCCCGCAGGGAACAGCGCCGAACATGGCTGACCGGGGCGGTGCTTCTTGCCCTGGTTGTGTGTAAACTCTTTGTGATTGATCTCTCCGGAACCGGATCGATCGGCCGGATCATCTCTTTTCTGGTGGTCGGGCTCTTGATGCTGGTGATCGGCTACTTTGCGCCCCTGCCCCCCAAAACAACCAATGAGCCGCCTCATGCCCTGTAA
- a CDS encoding DUF3999 domain-containing protein has product MPCKKILHALALIMLLWSPVCAWSKSLAPKDFAYGARLQITDPTGLYGARLPLSIYQKLQQDDQGDLQVFNAAGQPVPQLLRRQSASPEPLRQAVPFFPLPIEQHTPSPDLAIRVQRNSDGSIITVDSGKGARYPDTSGSFLLDLSKTTPPPSALELAWEAVGANEMISLRVCASRDLSSWGILRDRVVLAELHYNGGTVSRRSFPLPAASAPYLRIDCRDCQQPLNLSTVTAISGARPERDQFQWQPLTDGQIGKEKGWWRVEYHNPSRFRVTALDLTFPLANSLARVSIESRNSSTEAWKKVGSGDFYRLDLQGSTFTSAVLPCVATSDRYWRMTIGESQALSDQSQLPRLSLGWHPDTLLFLGRGPGPYTLAFGKADMEHGGAVRDPLLEKILEHNGSDAHLIAIEPGAISALAGEQALQPNKPPLPWKRILLWAVLIAGVGLLALMVRSVFREMQRKQG; this is encoded by the coding sequence ATGCCCTGTAAAAAGATACTCCATGCCCTCGCTCTGATCATGCTGCTGTGGAGCCCGGTTTGCGCCTGGTCCAAGTCCCTTGCGCCCAAAGATTTCGCCTACGGCGCTCGCCTGCAGATCACCGACCCGACCGGCCTCTATGGAGCTCGGCTGCCGCTTTCGATTTACCAGAAGCTGCAACAAGACGATCAGGGCGATCTTCAGGTGTTCAACGCCGCTGGTCAGCCGGTACCGCAGTTGCTCCGCCGCCAAAGCGCCTCCCCGGAACCGCTTCGCCAAGCAGTGCCCTTCTTTCCCTTGCCGATCGAACAACACACCCCATCCCCTGATCTCGCCATTCGCGTCCAACGCAACAGTGACGGATCCATCATCACCGTTGACAGCGGCAAAGGGGCAAGGTATCCCGACACCAGCGGATCCTTTCTCCTTGATCTCAGCAAGACGACCCCGCCTCCCTCTGCGCTGGAGCTCGCCTGGGAGGCGGTCGGCGCCAACGAAATGATCAGCCTGCGCGTTTGCGCAAGCAGGGACCTGAGCTCCTGGGGCATTCTGCGCGACAGGGTTGTACTCGCGGAGTTGCACTACAACGGCGGCACGGTCAGCAGGCGGAGCTTTCCCCTGCCGGCGGCAAGCGCGCCCTATCTGCGTATCGACTGCCGCGACTGCCAACAGCCACTCAATCTCTCCACGGTGACCGCGATATCGGGAGCACGGCCAGAGCGTGATCAGTTCCAGTGGCAGCCGCTCACCGATGGGCAGATCGGCAAAGAAAAAGGCTGGTGGCGAGTCGAATATCACAACCCGTCCAGATTCCGGGTCACGGCCCTAGACCTCACCTTTCCCCTGGCCAACAGCCTGGCCCGGGTGAGCATAGAATCGAGGAACAGCTCTACCGAGGCCTGGAAAAAGGTCGGCAGCGGCGATTTTTACCGCCTGGACCTGCAGGGGAGCACCTTCACCAGTGCCGTTCTTCCCTGCGTGGCCACCAGCGACCGCTACTGGCGAATGACGATCGGCGAGAGCCAGGCCCTTTCCGATCAAAGCCAACTTCCCCGGCTCAGCCTGGGCTGGCATCCAGACACCCTGCTCTTTCTCGGCCGCGGTCCCGGCCCCTATACCCTGGCCTTTGGCAAGGCGGACATGGAACATGGTGGAGCCGTCCGCGATCCTCTGCTGGAAAAAATCCTGGAACACAACGGCAGCGATGCCCATCTCATCGCCATCGAACCGGGGGCGATCAGCGCATTGGCCGGCGAACAGGCCCTGCAGCCGAACAAGCCCCCCCTGCCCTGGAAACGAATCCTGCTGTGGGCCGTGCTCATTGCAGGAGTGGGCCTGCTCGCCCTGATGGTTCGATCGGTCTTTCGGGAGATGCAGCGCAAACAGGGGTGA
- a CDS encoding methyl-accepting chemotaxis protein, whose translation MNIRSIGFRLIAGGCVAVALPLLVVGFLAVSKSSTALTETARNNAASQAHKLAELVESTLDAQLKTAAAHAVDTNVRLIGEKIKKEGLTAATSDIAQLRQQMKDKFKQLDDSYLGIFVTDDKGYMYTGELASGKEYKGVNLADMDYFQKARSTGKPVVGEVVHSKVTGDVIYVLCAPVTSLSGDFLGIFGLSLKAAPLTQHVSGVKMGQTGYAFMCNSDGLIIAHPKKELEMTLDLNTLPDMASITRAMRAGDQGALDYVFRGVAKIAGYAPVPLKGWSVAVTQDAGEFLAASTSIRNSILLTTIIAVVLVCGVVLVFSRSITRPLKEAVAGLQDIAQGEGDLTMRLQVNSQDEIGELARWFNIFIEKLQGIIGEIAGNTRSIDASSVDLAKIASDLSTSSEDTSHRADSVAAAAEEMTTNLNNVAAAMEQSTTNTSMVASAAEEMTATIGEIAHNAQQAHSISLAAVEQAGTTSVRMAELGKAAQAIGKVTEAITEISEQTNLLALNATIEAARAGEAGKGFAVVANEIKELAKQTAAATQDIKKQIEEVQMTTATTVEEINQISEVINNVNEIVSIISTAVAEQSSATQEIADNIAQASQGMSEVNENVNQSSMVAGSITQDIATVNSASAEISGSSRQVKSSADELQHLAATLKSIVEGFKI comes from the coding sequence ATGAATATTCGCTCAATCGGTTTTCGACTTATCGCCGGTGGCTGTGTGGCAGTAGCCCTGCCGCTGTTGGTGGTGGGGTTTCTTGCGGTCTCCAAATCTTCCACCGCGCTCACGGAGACGGCCCGAAACAACGCCGCCTCCCAGGCTCATAAACTGGCGGAGTTAGTCGAGTCGACCCTGGATGCGCAGTTGAAGACAGCGGCGGCCCATGCGGTGGATACCAATGTCCGTCTGATCGGGGAAAAGATCAAAAAGGAGGGGCTGACTGCTGCAACGTCGGATATCGCCCAGTTGCGCCAACAGATGAAGGACAAGTTCAAACAGCTTGACGACAGTTACTTGGGCATCTTCGTCACCGACGACAAAGGCTACATGTACACCGGCGAATTAGCCAGCGGCAAGGAATACAAGGGCGTCAACCTTGCGGATATGGATTATTTTCAAAAGGCCAGGAGCACGGGTAAGCCGGTTGTCGGCGAGGTGGTCCACTCCAAGGTCACCGGCGATGTGATCTATGTGCTCTGTGCACCGGTCACCTCGTTGTCCGGCGATTTTCTCGGTATTTTCGGCCTGTCGCTCAAGGCGGCTCCCCTGACCCAGCATGTGTCCGGCGTGAAGATGGGCCAGACCGGCTATGCCTTCATGTGCAACAGCGATGGGTTGATCATTGCCCATCCCAAGAAAGAACTGGAGATGACCCTTGATCTCAATACCCTTCCGGATATGGCGTCCATCACCAGGGCCATGCGCGCAGGCGATCAGGGCGCCCTTGATTACGTCTTCCGTGGCGTAGCCAAGATTGCCGGATACGCACCGGTACCGCTCAAGGGCTGGAGCGTGGCCGTGACCCAGGATGCGGGGGAGTTTCTCGCCGCCTCCACCTCCATCCGCAATTCCATCTTGTTGACCACGATCATCGCCGTGGTCCTGGTCTGCGGGGTTGTGCTCGTTTTCTCCCGTTCCATCACCCGGCCGTTGAAAGAGGCGGTTGCCGGGCTGCAGGATATTGCCCAGGGAGAGGGCGATTTGACCATGCGTTTACAGGTCAACTCGCAGGACGAGATCGGTGAGCTTGCCCGGTGGTTCAATATTTTTATCGAGAAACTCCAGGGGATCATCGGTGAAATAGCGGGCAACACCCGGTCGATTGACGCATCTTCCGTGGATCTGGCCAAGATCGCCTCGGATCTCTCCACCAGCTCCGAGGATACCTCGCACCGGGCCGACAGCGTGGCCGCCGCCGCCGAAGAGATGACCACCAACCTCAACAACGTGGCCGCGGCCATGGAACAGTCGACTACCAACACCTCCATGGTGGCCAGTGCCGCCGAAGAGATGACCGCCACCATCGGCGAGATCGCCCACAATGCGCAGCAAGCGCACTCCATCTCCCTGGCAGCGGTTGAACAGGCCGGGACCACCTCGGTTCGTATGGCCGAGCTGGGCAAGGCTGCCCAGGCAATTGGCAAGGTGACCGAGGCGATTACCGAGATTTCCGAACAGACCAATCTGCTGGCCTTGAATGCCACCATCGAGGCCGCCCGCGCCGGGGAGGCGGGCAAGGGCTTTGCGGTGGTCGCCAACGAGATCAAGGAGCTGGCCAAGCAGACCGCCGCCGCCACTCAGGATATCAAGAAACAGATCGAGGAGGTGCAGATGACCACGGCGACCACCGTTGAGGAGATCAACCAGATCTCCGAGGTGATCAACAACGTCAACGAGATCGTCTCCATCATCTCCACCGCGGTTGCCGAGCAGAGCTCCGCCACCCAGGAGATCGCCGACAATATCGCCCAGGCCTCCCAGGGTATGTCCGAGGTCAACGAGAACGTCAATCAGAGTTCCATGGTCGCAGGCTCGATCACCCAGGATATCGCCACGGTCAACTCCGCCTCAGCCGAGATTTCCGGCAGCAGCCGTCAAGTCAAGAGCAGTGCCGATGAACTGCAGCATCTGGCGGCAACGCTTAAGTCCATTGTCGAGGGTTTCAAGATCTGA